TACGCTTCCATCGTGGTAACTGCAAAACTTATCCCGCTCGAAAGCAAGAGGAAAGGAATAACCCATCTTCGCGTAATAAGCGCGAATACCGGCTTCCAGCGGATCGTCTGGCGTCCTGCTTATTTTGAGGTCGAAAGGAAGCATGAGGTGAAATGCGTTCGTGCGCGAATTCATGAAGGGGGCGCAGGCGCCGGAAAATTCTTTTTGAATGTCGCGATTGTCGGGATCGAAGACGCGCGGCGATCCGGCAAAATGTTGGGCGGTTTTAGCCTGCTTGCTCAAGCCGAATTTGTTCTGGTAATAAGCGCCGGCGCGCTTCTGCGCGACCGTCAGATAGTAATCGGGGGCCTCGGATTCAATCACCAGACTTTGCGGACAATCGGGAGCTGATGGGCCGCCCGCTTGCATGGAATTTTTGTAGATTTCCAGTTCGGCTCGGGTTTTTTTCAGGTCGTATTCGATCTGCCGCGCAATCTGTGGGCTGGAGTAGCGGGTGCGGTCGAGAACGCCTCGAGCGCGCTCGAGCATTTCGGCTTTCATGGAAAAACGTTTGGGTTCGTCGGCGAGCGATTGCACCGTAGCGATGATCAGGCTGAACTGTTCTTCAGGGAGGATTTTCAGGGCGTCCAGATTCTGTTCCCTGATGAAGGCGAGGGACAACGGGCCGAAGGATTCTTCACGGCGTATGCTGAGGGTTAGAAGGTAATTGAGATAGGCCCGGGCGGTTTCCGGGTCATAGATGTCTGTTGGGCGCGTATCGGAATTTTCGGCAGACATTGCGGACAAATCCTTAAACGATATCTACAGGCCGTGATCTGGTAAATTTGGGCTAAATTTTGGTGAAAAATTGTAGGATTATTCCTACAATGCCGAATTCTGGCGCCTTTTTCAGGTTTCGTCAACTCATGATTTTAAGAAAATAGGGAATGCTGGGAAATGTGAGGGGTTCGGCGGTTTGCAGGAAACGCGGTTTCAATTTCCGCCGGGAAGAAATAAACTCCAGACCTTCCATTGCATGGCGCTGATCGGTTCGGAGAGGCCGCCCATGACCAACGACAAAAGTAAAAACTGATAGGCCTTGTGGCGATCCTCCCGCATGCGAACGAGGTCGATGAGAAAGCCGACAAACATCACGCCGAAAAAGAAAAGACGTTGCACCATGATGAGGATTTCCTCCTGCCGGGCCTGATTTTCGCCGCCGCCATCTGCGAGCATTTGCGCTGAAGACAGACCGCTCAGATAAAGCAGGAGCATGAGCAGGGTCCAAACGAATTGCAGGAGTTGCACGGTTTCGGCGAATCTTGGGTCATTCATGGCGTATCGATCGATTCAAGTCATTCGTTTTCATCATAAGGAGCTTCCTTTTTTCGCAAAAGATCGTGAGCGCTGAAGGCGACAAGATAGATGGCCCATGCGCTGGCAATGTAGATCGCGCTGGATTTTAAATCACCGCTCAACGCTCCCACGAGTACCCAGAAGATAGAGCCGATCGTTAAAAATAAGGTGATCAAAGTGCGCATGCGGTACCTGTCTTGCGCCGAAGGTTTATCCTTCTCAAACTTTTGCAGATCATCTGCGTATAGAAAACCTACCGCAATCAGCAATGGGAATTCAAATTAAATAGGCGTGGCGGCTTAGAAACCGTATTGCATCCTCTTTGAAAAACCTGGCGCAGTTAATTAGAGAAATTCAAACTAAACAGGAGCGGCGAAAAAGGAAATGTTCCGCTCGCTCTTTGAAAAACCTGGCGCAGTCAGGCGCAGGAGTGCAAATTTTCTGGTTACAGCGTTGATGAGATGAGTTTTTGATGCGAGCCGATGCTGAACTAGAGCGTGGCGCGTCCCAGAATTTGTTGAATGGAGATCGGGTCCAGTCCTTTTTCGACCAGCGACTCGGTGAAGGATTGTCGCAGGGAATGCGGGGTGGCGTCTTTTTGAATGTTTGAAGCCAACAGCGCCGCCTTGAAAAATTTGGCGACAGAGCGAGTGGTCAGGCGGCCACCTTTTTCGCTCGGGAAGAGGTAATCGTCTTTTTCTTTTTTGCCGATTTGTCGCGACAAGGCGTCCTGCAGACACAGGTCGAATTGCGTGGTTCGGCTTTTAATGCGCTGATTGCCGGGAACGTAGAGGATGCCCTTGTCCAGATTGAGGTGAGTCACCCGCACGTTGACGATTTCGGACACGCGAAGACCCGCGCTGGACATGAGTTCGATCATCAGTCGATGCTTGGGGTTCTCCGCAGACATGGCGATTTCTGCAACTTCGTCGGCAGTCAGGAGAACAGGATTCGAAGCCGCTTTGGGCGGACGCTTGAGCGCGTTGGCGTCGAGCGGTTCATGGAGCAACTCGCGCGACAGATAATCCAGAGCGGTGATGGCTTGATCCACCGTAGAGCGCGCCGCGCCGACCTCGGTGAGACTGTTGATATACGCCGTCATCATCTGGGATGAAACCGCGTCGGGCGTCATTGGTTGAATATGATTGATGAATGCGCAGAGCTGACCCATGTAAGCTTTGATGGTTTGCTCCTGATAATGGCAAAGTTCCAGTTGCAGACGAATCGTATCCAGAGTATCCGCGTAGGGATTGGATTCCGTCTTTTTCAGGGTATAAATTCGCGTTGCGGCGGGAATTGCCAGCTTATTCATTTGAAGCTCTCCTGGTAGGATCGATCAGTCGGGAGGAATCCCGGCTGGGCGTTGCGGCATCTTTTTGAAGCGCAACTGTGTGTCAACTAAGCCTAATATAATCAGTTAGTTAATTGATTTCAAGTTTTTTCTTCAAATATTCAAGAAACCTTGAAAAAATCCGACTCTTTATAGACTTTCAAACCCTGTTTTGCCAATACATTGATGACGGCGGCGGCGGGTACGGCGAGTATGATTCCGGCAAAGCCAAAAAATTCCGCGCCAAGAAGAACCGCGGCCATGATGATGACCGGATGAAGGCCAATGCTCTCGCCCACAACGCGCGGGGTGATGACCATGCCCTCGAGCGCCTGCACGACGGCGAACACCCCGGCGACGCCCAGTACAGAGAGCCAGTCCTGGGTGTGCGCGAAAGTCATGACGGCGGCGGGAACAAAACCCAGTATCAAGCCGAGATAGGGCACCAGATTGGCGATGCCGGCCATCATGCCAATGAACAGGCTCATGGGCGCGCCGCACAGGAACAGGCCGATGCAGTAGAGCGCTCCCATCAAAATCACGACGAGTAATTGACCGCGAACGAATCCGGCCAGGGTGGCGTCGATTTCCTTGAAGACGGCCAGCGTGCGTTTCCGATGACGTTCGGGCACCAGATTGAGGACGCGCTGGTTGATGTCGTCGAAATCACGCAACAGATAAAACATGGCGACGGGGATGATGATCAGATTCGCCGCCATGAGGATCATGTTGAACAGGCCGGACAGCGAGTTCCATAGGAACTCCGAGCTGGAGGTCACGATCTTCATCGGCAACTCGCCAAAGCGCGCCAGCCCTTCTTTGAGGATGGCCTGGGCTTTTTCCTGATCGAGTCCCGCCAGCCGTTCCAGCAAAGGTTGAATCCAGCCTTGAACCACGGCGACGTATTCCGGCAGATTTTTCACAAAATTTTCCGCCTGCACGCGAAGCAGGGGAAACAGTAGGGCGATAACTGCGGAACACAGAATAAAAAAGGCCAGCAGTAACGCCACCGTCGCAGGGCCGCGAGAGAGTTTACGCGCTTCCAGCCGGTCGACGATCGGGTCGAGCAGATAGGCAAGGATGAAAGCAATAAAGAATGGAGTGAGAACCCGACGCGAAATATAAACCAGAAAGAGGAACAGGAGGCAGATCGCGGCGGGAAGGAGCCAGTTCGTTTTGGAGTCAGCCGAGGGTGTCATCTATCAAAGTTCTCCCAGATCGAGCGGGGCCTGGTTATTCGGCTTGGCGGGCGCCGCTTGCGATTGCGCCGAAGCGGAACCTTTCAGCCCCTCCTCCCAGAAGCGGGTTATTGCGGGCCAGATCGATTGCGCCATCTTCGAGGCCGAAGCGTCGAAGGCTTCGATTTCCCCGACCAGTTCGTCCGGGTTGTTGGCGATGGCAAATTCGCTGTGCGCTGTGATTAAAGAGGATTGCAGGGCCGACACAATTTTAACGCTGATGTTGGATCGAATCGTTTTGTCTTCCTGGGCTGGAGAAGTCGTTAGCCTGGTAGAAGCGGCTTTGCCAAGGATAATCACCTCTGCTCCAGCTTTCAAGCCGATAAAGGCCGAGGCCTTGAGGTCTCCGTTGATGGCTTTCAGTATCGTGTCTTCGGGAATGAGATCGCGCACCGGTTCGCGGCTGATGATATTGGCGCCCGACTCGATCAGTTTTTGCGAGAGCGCGGTCTCAGAAATCGGCACCATTTGCCAGAAGGGTCGCGCCATATTCGTTGTGAAACTCGATTCCTGAATGAGTATCAGAATCGAGCGCGCCTTTGTATTGCTGAGAAATAATCCCCTCTGGCCGAGAGATTTGATGATGTCGTTGGAGAAAAAAGCCACTTCCAGCCGCACTTCGCTCTGTTGCATCGCCAGGTTGTCCTCGGCATGGAGGAAGCGGTAATACTTGACGTATTTGGAAGACTGACGACTGAAGCGGTTCAACTCGTCCCGATTGGCGTCGTATTCCTTATCCCCCAGCAAAGATCGAATCGCTTGCTCCATGGCCTTGTTCAAGGCGATGGAGACCGCGCGCTTGCGGGCCTGAATGAAATCCCCTTTGGCGTCGACCACAGCCTCGGCTTCCTGCAAGGCCTGAAAGCTGTTTTGATCTGAAGAGGCCGGCGTGGGTTCCGATTGCGCAAGCGCCGGAACGGCGAAAAACAAGGCGCACCAGAAAATGAGAAAAGCGATCCAGTTACTTCCTTTTTGCACGAGGCCTGCCTTTCGAAGGGGCGCCTGCCCGACTTGCGGTTTTACGAGGCGCGCTTTTCGAGGGAGCGCCGGTTCGACGCGGGTTTTTGCGGGCTGAGCTTTTTGAAAGGGCGCTGGCCCGGCTCAGGTCTTTACGGGGTTTGGCTTTTGTTGGAGCGCCCGTCCGACTTACTCTTTTGCGCGGCTTGTCCATGCCAAGAGCGTTGTCTCGTCCCAGGTCTTTTCGCGGTTTGGGTTTCGTCGGTTCCACGTAGGCGGGCTGGTTTTCGCGCGCCGAGCTTTTCGAGGGCGCAACGGCTGAATGCAGGCTACGAATCTCGCGCGGCGACAGGAAACGGAAGGCCCCCAGCGGCAGGTCGTCCAGACTGAGTCCGGCGAAATGCGTGCGCTTGAGACGGATGACCGGATGCCGCACCGCTTCGCAAATGCGCTTGACGTGACGGTTTTTTCCCTCCGTCAGGCGCAGGATGAGGAAACAGTTTTTTCCGCTCGTGCGCTGGATTTCCACCTTGACCGGCGCGGTCGGTTTCTCATCCAGCCAGATGCCTTTGCGGATGCGCGCCAGCGACTTGTCGTTGGGAACGCCGCGCACTTTGACGAGATAGGTGCGCTCCACCGCATAGCGTGGTTCGAGCAGTTTTTTGGACAGGTCGCCGTCGTTGGTGCAAAGCAACAGGCCCTGGGTGTTGTAGTCGAGCCGTCCTACCGGGAACACGCGGATGGGAGCCTTTTTCAGAAAATCCATCACCGTCATGCGTCCGCGCGCGTCGGTAGTCATGGTGGTCAGGCAGTTGCCAGGTTTGTTGAACAGAATATAAACTTTTTCCTGAGTGCTGGGCAGGGCTTTGCCGTTGACGCGGATCAAGTCCATTTTCGGGTCTGCGCTGGAGCCGAGTTTGGTTTCCACCTGACCGTTGACCTTGACCTTGCCTTCGGTGATCCATCGTTCCGCTTCCCTTCGCGACCCGAGTCCTGCGTCTGCAATAATTTTTTGTAGTCGAATCTTCATTGATTGAATCCAAGGATTGTTCTGGGTCGGTCGCGCCGACCCGCGTTTTAAAACGGTTGTTCAGAGAGGAGATTCACATCCTTGCCTTCAATGGGAAAAAGTAACAATTCCGGGAATATTATTTGTCGAACCGTATCTAAATAAAAAATGCGTTGTTTTATTCCCCCAGCCCTCCTTAAGCGGCAGTCGCAACCTTCCTCCCAGCGTCTGTTGGCTGAGGAGGGCTACCCCTTTGGGCGGGAGCGTTTCCGGGAGACTCCGGCGATTGGAATCACAAGATCATGAAGCGTCTGAACCCGATTCCCCAGACTGGACCGGAGTTTCCAGATCATCGGTCGCGTCGGTTTCGACCGTGTCGGTTTCGACCGCGTCGATTTCGGGCGTTTGATCCGGCAGGGCCGCGGCGTCGGGAGACTCCTGCGCGGCGCTTTCATCTGGCGTATCGGCGCCCTCGGATGTTTCGGGCGTTTCGGCGCCTTCCGGCATGGTTCCAAAGTCAAACAGCGATTGTTGCGTCTCATCGTCGTCGCCGTCGAGTTCGACTTCCTTGAAGTCTTCCAGCGTCGGCATGTCGCTGAGGTCTTTCAGGCCAAAATATTCAAGAAACTTGCGCGTGGTCTTGTACATGATGGGGCGTCCCGCCACCTGTTTTCTACCGGCGGGCGAGATGATTTTTTTATCGAGCAGGGTTTTGATAACGCCGCTGGAATCGACCCCGCGCACATCGTCGACTTCCTGCCGCGTGAGCGGTTGTTTGTAGGCGATGATGGACAGCGTGTCGAGACTGGGTTGAGACAGCTTGGCGGTCTTGTCCAGTTTCAGGAATTTGCGCACCCAGTCGACGTATTCGTTGCGCGTGGTCAGCTGGTAGCCTTCGGCGACTTCGATGATTTGCAGATTGCGCGCGCTGTATTCTTCTTTCAACTCTTCCAGCATGTCTTTCAGCGCTGGCAGGTCGGGACCTTCAGTAAACGTCTGCTTGAGGTGTTCCGGCGTTAAGGGGTTGTCCGCCGCAAGGAGCAGGTTTTCGATGATCGCTTTAATTTCTTCACGTTCCACAAGCAGTTCCTTCAATACGTTTGAGCGTCATTGTATCGGCAATGGCCCGGGCCTGTAAAGTCCAATTGGAGGGGGCGTTGACGAATGAGACGCGGTTGACAAAGATGCGACGGGGTCAGGCGGGGTTTTTGAAATATTTGCTGAGCGTCAGTTCCTGATTCTGGTAATTGGAGTGAATTTGTTCCCCATAAATACGAGCCGGGGTTTCAATCACTTTTTCGAATTTGAGGCGGCAAAAGGTCTGTCCGTCTTCGACCATGAAGGGGACGTCGTGGGGTCGCACTTCCATGACGGCGCGGGTGCCCTGCGCGAGATTGCCCGCGCCTTCGCGCCAGCCGAATCCGGGGTCAAAGAAACCGGCGTAATGGGTGCGCAGTTCTCCGCTGTTGGGTTCGTAGGCGACCATTTCGGCGAGCAAGTCCGGGGCGATGGAGATTTTCTCCTTGGACATCATGATGTAAAAACTCTCCGGTTCGAGCACCAGCCGGTTTTTCTGTCCCGGACGCAGGCGGAGCGGTTCCCAGAAATCCAGCGGATCATAATGCTTGAGTTTGGACAGGTCGATCACATTGGAGTTGGTTTTTGCCTTGTAGGCAATGACGGCGTCCGGCGAGGGGGTGGACAGCTCCACGCTGATGAACAGGCCGCTGTCTATTTTCACCTTGTCGAAGGGGATTTCAGCGCCCTTGCTGTCGAATAAAATGGGGTGCTGACGATAATAAGGCTCCAGACTGCTTTTGCCGAAAATCTTTTGCGGGCCGTGGACGAAGCGCAACTGGTTCAACGCCAGGTTTTCGCGAACCTTGACGGGGAAGGAGCGGGGAATGATTTCCAGATACATTTTTCCCTTGTAGCCCTCGGGGATTTCGTCGAAGCGGTGGCCGCCGTCGACGATGACGCGGGTGAACATGTCGAGCCGTCCCGTTGAACTTTTAGGATTGGTGCGGCCGTAAATCGTGGGCGGCAGGTCCAGCTCTTCAAGCAGTGGAATCAGATAGATCGCGCCTTTTTCGAGAATGCCGCCGTCTCCGGTCAGGTCGACTTCGTAGAGCGTGAGGTCTTTGAGTCGCTCCTCGACGGTTTCGTTTTCCGGCAGGAAACTGCACTGGATGCGGTAGCCTTTGCGTCCCAGTCTCAAATCAAGGCTCACTGGTTGAAATTGCGAGGCCATCAACGCGGCCTGGGAATGCACGATGCCCTGGTGCGCGGCGAGCTCTATGTATTGGCAGGGCAAATAGCCGGTGCGACCTTTGAGGACGCCGGGAAGGTCTTCGTCTTTGCCTATGAGCGATTTAGCGGTAATGGGTTTCATTATAAACGTAACGGGAAGGAGCGGGCGCTGATTCGACAAATGGATCAATTTCCCGGCCAAAACGCATTGACAGGGCTAAGGAGGCTATGATTTAATCCTATTATTCATAACATTTCAACTAGATAATTCAGATAGAGCGAGGATGGGTCATGCCCCTGTACGAGTATTTTTGCGAAGACTGTCAAAGTGAATTTACCGTGCTTCAATCCACCAGCGTGGATCGAACGCAGACCGTGTGTAGCGAATGCAACGGCAACAAGGTACAACCTCAGTTATCGACCTTTGCCGCCAAGACGCAAGGGTTCTCTCTTGCTAACAAACCTCCGGTGACGGCGAGCGAACTGCCCAATCCGAACACTCTGAATCTGCCGCTTCCTCGGCTTCGATCGGAATTGTAAATCCCGTTTCATTTTACGACGGATATTT
This window of the Candidatus Nitrohelix vancouverensis genome carries:
- a CDS encoding tyrosine-type recombinase/integrase, translating into MNKLAIPAATRIYTLKKTESNPYADTLDTIRLQLELCHYQEQTIKAYMGQLCAFINHIQPMTPDAVSSQMMTAYINSLTEVGAARSTVDQAITALDYLSRELLHEPLDANALKRPPKAASNPVLLTADEVAEIAMSAENPKHRLMIELMSSAGLRVSEIVNVRVTHLNLDKGILYVPGNQRIKSRTTQFDLCLQDALSRQIGKKEKDDYLFPSEKGGRLTTRSVAKFFKAALLASNIQKDATPHSLRQSFTESLVEKGLDPISIQQILGRATL
- a CDS encoding AI-2E family transporter: MTPSADSKTNWLLPAAICLLFLFLVYISRRVLTPFFIAFILAYLLDPIVDRLEARKLSRGPATVALLLAFFILCSAVIALLFPLLRVQAENFVKNLPEYVAVVQGWIQPLLERLAGLDQEKAQAILKEGLARFGELPMKIVTSSSEFLWNSLSGLFNMILMAANLIIIPVAMFYLLRDFDDINQRVLNLVPERHRKRTLAVFKEIDATLAGFVRGQLLVVILMGALYCIGLFLCGAPMSLFIGMMAGIANLVPYLGLILGFVPAAVMTFAHTQDWLSVLGVAGVFAVVQALEGMVITPRVVGESIGLHPVIIMAAVLLGAEFFGFAGIILAVPAAAVINVLAKQGLKVYKESDFFKVS
- a CDS encoding pseudouridine synthase codes for the protein MKIRLQKIIADAGLGSRREAERWITEGKVKVNGQVETKLGSSADPKMDLIRVNGKALPSTQEKVYILFNKPGNCLTTMTTDARGRMTVMDFLKKAPIRVFPVGRLDYNTQGLLLCTNDGDLSKKLLEPRYAVERTYLVKVRGVPNDKSLARIRKGIWLDEKPTAPVKVEIQRTSGKNCFLILRLTEGKNRHVKRICEAVRHPVIRLKRTHFAGLSLDDLPLGAFRFLSPREIRSLHSAVAPSKSSARENQPAYVEPTKPKPRKDLGRDNALGMDKPRKRVSRTGAPTKAKPRKDLSRASALSKSSARKNPRRTGAPSKSAPRKTASRAGAPSKGRPRAKRK
- the scpB gene encoding SMC-Scp complex subunit ScpB; amino-acid sequence: MEREEIKAIIENLLLAADNPLTPEHLKQTFTEGPDLPALKDMLEELKEEYSARNLQIIEVAEGYQLTTRNEYVDWVRKFLKLDKTAKLSQPSLDTLSIIAYKQPLTRQEVDDVRGVDSSGVIKTLLDKKIISPAGRKQVAGRPIMYKTTRKFLEYFGLKDLSDMPTLEDFKEVELDGDDDETQQSLFDFGTMPEGAETPETSEGADTPDESAAQESPDAAALPDQTPEIDAVETDTVETDATDDLETPVQSGESGSDAS
- a CDS encoding 2'-deoxycytidine 5'-triphosphate deaminase, translating into MKPITAKSLIGKDEDLPGVLKGRTGYLPCQYIELAAHQGIVHSQAALMASQFQPVSLDLRLGRKGYRIQCSFLPENETVEERLKDLTLYEVDLTGDGGILEKGAIYLIPLLEELDLPPTIYGRTNPKSSTGRLDMFTRVIVDGGHRFDEIPEGYKGKMYLEIIPRSFPVKVRENLALNQLRFVHGPQKIFGKSSLEPYYRQHPILFDSKGAEIPFDKVKIDSGLFISVELSTPSPDAVIAYKAKTNSNVIDLSKLKHYDPLDFWEPLRLRPGQKNRLVLEPESFYIMMSKEKISIAPDLLAEMVAYEPNSGELRTHYAGFFDPGFGWREGAGNLAQGTRAVMEVRPHDVPFMVEDGQTFCRLKFEKVIETPARIYGEQIHSNYQNQELTLSKYFKNPA
- a CDS encoding zinc ribbon domain-containing protein, with protein sequence MPLYEYFCEDCQSEFTVLQSTSVDRTQTVCSECNGNKVQPQLSTFAAKTQGFSLANKPPVTASELPNPNTLNLPLPRLRSEL